From Psychroflexus torquis ATCC 700755, the proteins below share one genomic window:
- a CDS encoding VOC family protein, translated as MTSLAPFHLAVPVNNLSQARSFYSNTLSFKEGRSDSHWVDYDFFGHQFVIHEDKTHQPNPNAFSIVDGHEVPIPHFGVVLAWNDFHEFAKRLENLNIDFVIKPYIRFQGKPGEQATMFFKDPSGNALEFKSFKNTDQIFAK; from the coding sequence ATGACGTCTTTAGCCCCCTTCCACCTTGCTGTCCCTGTAAATAATCTAAGCCAAGCAAGATCATTTTACAGTAACACCTTGAGCTTTAAAGAAGGTAGAAGCGATTCGCATTGGGTTGATTATGACTTTTTTGGTCATCAATTTGTTATTCACGAAGACAAAACCCATCAACCTAATCCAAATGCCTTCAGTATAGTGGATGGTCATGAAGTTCCAATACCCCATTTCGGTGTTGTTTTGGCATGGAATGATTTCCATGAGTTCGCAAAAAGGTTAGAGAATTTGAATATCGACTTCGTTATTAAACCCTACATAAGATTTCAAGGAAAGCCTGGCGAGCAGGCCACAATGTTTTTTAAAGATCCAAGTGGAAATGCATTAGAATTTAAAAGCTTCAAAAATACAGATCAAATCTTTGCTAAATAA
- a CDS encoding pseudouridine synthase, with product MNKESIRINKYLSQAGFCSRREADKLMEQGRVTINGEYIEMGTKVNSGDKVYVDGKLVEKETEEKVYLAVYKPKGVVCTTNSKVEKNNIVDFVDYPTRIFPIGRLDKMSEGLILMTNDGEIVNHILRARHFHDKEYLVTVNKTITDDFIEKMRKGVPILDTMSRRCEVEKLGDRSFKIVLTQGLNRQIRRMCEALDYRVRTLKRTRIKNITLDVEKGNYRNLTEEEIKDLYTNKS from the coding sequence ATGAATAAAGAGTCTATTCGGATTAATAAATATTTAAGTCAAGCTGGCTTCTGCTCAAGAAGAGAAGCAGATAAATTGATGGAACAAGGTAGAGTCACCATTAACGGTGAATACATAGAAATGGGAACTAAAGTTAATTCCGGTGATAAAGTTTATGTAGATGGAAAACTTGTGGAAAAAGAGACTGAAGAAAAAGTATATCTAGCGGTATACAAACCTAAAGGTGTCGTTTGCACTACGAATTCTAAAGTCGAAAAAAACAATATTGTCGATTTTGTAGATTATCCTACTCGAATTTTCCCCATAGGACGACTAGACAAAATGAGTGAAGGCCTAATTCTAATGACAAATGATGGTGAAATCGTAAATCATATCCTTAGAGCAAGACATTTTCATGACAAGGAATATCTAGTTACTGTTAACAAGACCATAACCGATGATTTTATTGAAAAAATGAGAAAGGGTGTTCCAATTTTAGACACCATGTCTAGAAGATGTGAAGTAGAAAAATTGGGGGATAGGAGTTTTAAAATCGTCTTGACACAAGGGCTTAACCGTCAAATAAGAAGAATGTGTGAAGCCTTAGACTATAGAGTAAGAACCCTGAAGCGCACAAGAATAAAAAACATTACTTTAGATGTGGAGAAAGGAAACTATAGAAACCTTACTGAAGAAGAAATAAAAGATTTGTACACTAACAAATCATAA